One Hermetia illucens chromosome 4, iHerIll2.2.curated.20191125, whole genome shotgun sequence DNA segment encodes these proteins:
- the LOC119656200 gene encoding uncharacterized protein LOC119656200, giving the protein MSLKILIIVFLASGYVILSAWALDVQNKVDSANDRDNGILDKRDLKSDATLAKFLDPPPEYYRGPPGSVSSSSYGSERDRIRDRDGYVVGLQRPPYGGSSGSGYDSRFSPPRTTPAPYGVGNRYGGFQDRIGITLHNL; this is encoded by the exons ATGTCGCTAAAGATTTTGATTATCGTGTTTTTGGCCAGTGGATATGTGATTCTAAGTGCTTGGGCGTTGGATGTCCAGAATAAAGTGGACTCGGCTAATGATCGGGATAACGGAATATTGGATAAACGTGATCTTAAGAGCGACGCCACCCTGGCCAAATTTCTAGACCCGCCTCCAGAGTACTATAG AGGCCCACCGGGATCAGTGTCAAGCTCATCGTACGGCAGCGAAAGGGATCGAATCCGAGACCGGGATGGCTACGTTGTAGGATTACAGCGTCCACCGTATGGAGGAAGCAGTGGGTCGGGTTATGACAGCCGCTTCTCACCCCCACGGACGACTCCAGCCCCATACGGTGTTGGAAATCGATATGGAGGATTCCAAGATAGAATTGGTATTACATTGCACAATTTATAG